The following are encoded in a window of Flavobacterium cupriresistens genomic DNA:
- a CDS encoding DUF4202 domain-containing protein — protein MSTPFQKASEWIDAENAQDPNIETDQNIEYPKELLYSDRMYKRLMQFCPEASEEVQIASKAQHICRWKVARESYPMDRVGYLRWREELKKFHAVTTAAILEKAGYESTFIDRVSFLIEKKLLKKDLETQLLEDVICLVFLEYYLDPFVHKHDEEKLKNIIKKTWDKMSDKGHQEALKINYTAANLELIKASLGL, from the coding sequence ATGAGTACACCTTTCCAAAAAGCCAGCGAGTGGATCGATGCTGAAAACGCACAAGATCCTAACATTGAAACCGATCAAAACATCGAATATCCGAAAGAATTATTATACTCGGATCGCATGTACAAAAGGCTGATGCAGTTCTGTCCGGAAGCTTCAGAAGAGGTTCAAATTGCCTCAAAAGCACAGCATATCTGCCGATGGAAGGTTGCCCGTGAATCGTATCCTATGGATCGTGTTGGTTATTTAAGATGGAGAGAAGAACTGAAAAAATTCCATGCTGTAACTACGGCTGCAATTTTAGAAAAAGCAGGTTACGAAAGTACCTTTATTGACCGTGTGTCTTTTTTAATTGAAAAAAAACTACTTAAAAAAGATCTTGAAACACAACTATTGGAAGATGTTATCTGTCTCGTATTTTTAGAATACTACCTTGATCCTTTTGTGCACAAACATGATGAGGAAAAACTCAAAAATATCATCAAAAAAACCTGGGATAAAATGTCTGATAAAGGACATCAGGAAGCTTTAAAAATAAACTATACCGCAGCTAATCTGGAACTTATAAAAGCTTCGCTCGGGTTGTAA
- the cobA gene encoding uroporphyrinogen-III C-methyltransferase: MQKVKTPKLTVVGAGPGDVELITLKAIKVLESADVVLYDALVNEELLQYAKNAEIIFVGKRSGCHAYTQDQINELIVVMANRHGHVVRLKGGDPFIFGRGSEEIEYVEKWGLETDIVPGISSALGVPASAGISLTQRRIADSFWVITGTTSNHELSKDIHLASKSAATVVILMGMHKLEEIIAIYKENRTDDLPIAIIQNGTKATERKVIGTVSSITQLVAAHEIAAPAIIVIGEVVKNNSKLISYFKEHFDDEFILQNLDL, translated from the coding sequence ATGCAAAAAGTAAAAACGCCAAAATTAACGGTTGTAGGAGCAGGTCCCGGTGATGTTGAATTGATTACATTGAAAGCAATAAAAGTTTTAGAAAGTGCTGATGTGGTTCTCTACGATGCTCTGGTCAACGAAGAATTGTTGCAGTATGCAAAAAATGCGGAAATTATTTTTGTTGGCAAACGCTCCGGTTGTCATGCCTATACACAAGATCAGATTAATGAATTGATTGTTGTAATGGCCAACCGTCATGGACATGTGGTACGTCTAAAAGGGGGTGATCCCTTCATTTTCGGAAGAGGAAGTGAAGAAATTGAATATGTAGAAAAATGGGGCTTAGAAACCGATATTGTTCCCGGAATTTCATCTGCTTTGGGAGTTCCAGCTTCTGCTGGAATAAGTTTGACACAACGTAGGATAGCAGATAGTTTTTGGGTGATTACAGGAACGACTTCGAATCATGAACTCTCTAAAGACATTCATTTGGCCTCAAAATCGGCAGCGACAGTAGTGATTTTAATGGGAATGCATAAATTAGAAGAAATCATTGCTATTTATAAAGAAAACAGAACAGATGATTTGCCCATCGCCATTATCCAAAACGGAACGAAAGCTACAGAACGAAAAGTAATAGGAACCGTAAGTTCAATAACACAATTGGTTGCTGCGCACGAAATTGCAGCACCGGCAATTATCGTGATTGGAGAAGTGGTTAAAAACAACTCCAAATTGATTTCTTATTTTAAAGAACATTTTGATGATGAGTTTATATTACAGAACTTGGATTTATAG
- a CDS encoding molybdenum cofactor guanylyltransferase, translating to MKALTVFILCGGKSSDLQSDKGLVLFQGKPFIEHIIQAVLPLTQKIKLVTTTSEYDYLAYKKIPDIITDKGPLGGIYTALMHSKTEFNLILSCDIPLISTELLSELISKHTDEAGVTVFASASKIHSLIGIYSKKMLPLIKEAIDSDQLKVTDLLAKIPHQVITIEESENFHLTNSSSADELNDFNINIS from the coding sequence ATGAAAGCGTTAACGGTATTTATTCTTTGTGGAGGAAAAAGCTCTGACCTGCAATCTGATAAGGGATTGGTTTTATTTCAGGGAAAACCTTTTATTGAGCATATCATTCAGGCGGTTTTACCCCTTACACAAAAAATAAAATTGGTTACCACAACGAGCGAATACGATTATTTAGCCTATAAAAAAATACCGGACATTATTACCGACAAAGGACCATTAGGAGGTATTTACACCGCATTGATGCATTCTAAAACCGAATTTAACCTGATCCTGAGTTGTGATATTCCATTGATTTCTACTGAATTATTATCGGAGTTAATTTCAAAACATACCGATGAAGCTGGAGTTACTGTTTTTGCATCTGCTAGTAAAATTCATTCACTAATCGGAATTTATTCTAAAAAAATGCTGCCACTTATAAAAGAAGCAATCGATTCAGACCAATTGAAAGTGACGGATTTATTAGCTAAAATTCCACATCAGGTGATTACGATTGAAGAAAGTGAAAACTTTCATCTTACCAATAGTAGTTCGGCTGACGAATTAAACGACTTTAATATCAACATAAGTTAA
- a CDS encoding SusC/RagA family TonB-linked outer membrane protein gives MKKILKIYSLLSILLLSAGINAQNTTPLIQSKLDGTVVDDITNQPIIGASVTIKGTTHGVVTDTEGKFFFQTGQKFPYTLIVSYIGYKKTEIVVEGNPVIINLKEERQELDELVVVGYGSQKRKDITGAVASIPKANLAQVTSSADNLLRGAVPGVVVTQSSGRPGASSSVRIRGGNSITAGNEPLYVIDGILVYNDNSNGTAGVALAGAGVNVLSTINPGDIESIEVLKDASATAIYGSRGANGVILITTKKGTKGVDRISYQGYFGVQSVSKKLNLMNASQWASLRNDVQASIGQAPSFTAAQIEDFRTSGNYDWQSAAFRTAAPIQNHQLTFSGGDDRSRYAISASFFDQQGVVIGTDFKRISLRANYERNYSQVFKFGVNINYTNSSSNGIGSSNSGREPSPLISALLIAPVVPIKNPDGSYNVTKNPYATSTNGYISNPINDLENTVNETKINRILSSLFGEYKITKELIAKVSVSGDVINTKQNYYAPSYTTTGASTKGLASVGNRLVSSVLNENTLNYNTRFGENHKFSALAGYTLQYTKGEVVTAGANTFVNDHNLYNALQDGVPTKPYSDAFESVLKSWLTRVNYSYKDRYNFTLSARADGSSRFGSESLWGYFPSAGFSWNITEEDFAKNLKGVTEAKLRLSAGTTGNQEIGNYLSLASMGSVNYSFGGTINTGLAPTRLANPDLKWEKTNQYNIGLDLSLLDRKINFVFDVYYKKTNDLLINVPVPLTSGYATVLQNIGGVENKGIEIGLITENLKTENFSWNSNFVFSANKNKVVAIGNGVTQFFPIVPNGSLLQQQPVIVKVGKPLGTFWGYRTNGIFQTQDEINTQPKINSLANTKVGDRKYVDTNGDGIISAADKGDLGSSQPKFVGSISNTISYKNFDLQVNFQGSYGGKVFNALNQQLEISTLGTNASTVLNDRWTPANQSNEIPRASSSPLAIVSERYVEDASFLRLKLITLGYTLPKSVAKKLRANSVKFYVSAENLITWTKYKGYDPEVSSYEQNNLYPGIDFGAYPNSKTFISGLNVTF, from the coding sequence ATGAAAAAAATATTAAAGATATACTCATTGCTTTCTATCTTGCTGTTATCGGCAGGAATTAATGCCCAAAACACCACACCACTCATACAATCAAAGTTAGACGGAACCGTCGTAGATGACATTACTAATCAACCTATTATCGGCGCTTCTGTAACCATTAAGGGAACGACACACGGAGTTGTAACAGATACAGAAGGAAAATTCTTTTTTCAAACCGGTCAAAAATTTCCATATACTTTAATCGTAAGTTACATTGGATATAAAAAAACAGAAATAGTTGTCGAAGGAAATCCGGTAATTATAAACCTTAAAGAAGAGCGCCAGGAATTAGACGAATTAGTAGTTGTCGGATATGGTTCTCAGAAAAGAAAAGACATTACAGGAGCTGTAGCCTCAATTCCAAAAGCCAATCTTGCTCAGGTCACCTCATCAGCAGACAATTTATTGCGAGGAGCTGTTCCGGGTGTAGTGGTAACACAAAGCTCGGGACGTCCGGGTGCTTCTTCCAGCGTACGCATCAGGGGTGGAAATTCTATCACTGCCGGTAACGAACCGCTATACGTCATCGATGGCATCCTGGTTTACAATGACAATAGCAACGGTACAGCCGGAGTCGCTCTGGCCGGAGCAGGAGTTAACGTATTATCTACGATCAATCCTGGTGATATTGAGTCTATTGAAGTCCTAAAAGACGCTTCTGCAACCGCCATTTACGGCTCTAGAGGGGCTAACGGAGTAATACTTATTACAACAAAAAAGGGTACAAAAGGAGTAGACAGAATCTCTTATCAAGGTTATTTTGGGGTACAATCCGTATCTAAAAAACTAAATCTGATGAATGCTTCTCAATGGGCCAGTTTGCGTAATGATGTTCAGGCCAGTATCGGACAGGCGCCTTCTTTTACTGCCGCACAAATTGAAGATTTTAGAACTTCCGGAAATTACGACTGGCAATCTGCTGCATTTAGAACCGCAGCTCCAATTCAAAACCATCAATTGACTTTTTCAGGGGGTGATGACCGTTCGAGATATGCTATTTCAGCAAGTTTTTTTGATCAGCAAGGTGTTGTAATCGGGACAGATTTTAAAAGAATTTCCTTAAGAGCCAATTACGAAAGAAACTATTCTCAAGTTTTTAAGTTCGGGGTGAACATCAATTATACCAACTCCTCCTCAAATGGAATTGGCTCCTCCAATTCAGGAAGAGAACCAAGTCCGCTGATTAGTGCATTGTTAATTGCTCCCGTAGTTCCAATCAAAAATCCTGACGGAAGTTACAATGTCACCAAAAACCCCTACGCGACCTCAACAAACGGATATATTTCCAATCCGATCAATGATTTGGAAAATACGGTTAATGAAACCAAAATCAATAGAATCCTGAGCAGTTTGTTTGGGGAATATAAAATTACCAAAGAATTAATTGCTAAAGTTTCGGTAAGTGGCGATGTGATCAATACCAAACAAAATTATTACGCTCCTTCTTACACCACAACCGGAGCTTCTACCAAAGGATTGGCTTCAGTTGGTAACCGACTGGTAAGTTCTGTATTGAATGAAAACACGCTGAATTACAATACTCGTTTTGGAGAGAACCACAAATTTTCAGCTTTGGCCGGATACACACTGCAATATACCAAAGGTGAAGTGGTTACTGCCGGTGCCAACACTTTCGTGAATGATCATAATCTCTATAATGCCCTACAAGATGGTGTTCCGACAAAACCGTATAGTGATGCTTTTGAAAGTGTTTTGAAATCATGGTTAACAAGGGTCAATTATTCTTATAAAGACCGTTATAATTTTACTTTGTCTGCTCGTGCCGATGGATCATCCAGATTTGGTTCGGAATCACTTTGGGGGTATTTCCCGTCAGCTGGATTCTCATGGAATATTACAGAAGAAGATTTCGCTAAAAACTTAAAAGGAGTTACAGAAGCAAAACTTAGACTTAGCGCCGGAACAACAGGAAATCAAGAAATTGGAAATTATCTTTCTCTGGCTTCTATGGGTTCTGTTAACTATTCTTTCGGAGGCACCATCAACACCGGACTAGCCCCTACCCGATTGGCCAATCCCGATTTAAAATGGGAGAAAACAAATCAGTATAACATTGGTTTAGACCTGTCCTTATTAGACCGAAAAATAAATTTTGTTTTTGATGTTTACTACAAAAAAACCAATGATTTACTGATCAATGTACCCGTGCCGCTTACTTCAGGATATGCCACTGTACTTCAAAACATTGGAGGGGTTGAAAATAAAGGTATCGAGATTGGTTTGATCACCGAGAACTTAAAAACCGAAAACTTTTCCTGGAACTCTAATTTTGTGTTTTCGGCCAATAAAAACAAAGTCGTTGCAATAGGAAACGGAGTTACTCAATTTTTCCCTATCGTTCCAAATGGCTCTTTATTACAGCAACAACCCGTGATTGTAAAAGTTGGAAAACCTCTCGGGACTTTCTGGGGATACAGAACCAACGGTATTTTTCAGACTCAGGACGAAATCAATACACAACCTAAAATAAACAGTCTGGCCAATACCAAAGTTGGAGACCGCAAATATGTAGATACCAACGGAGACGGAATAATCTCAGCCGCCGACAAAGGAGATCTTGGAAGCTCACAACCCAAATTTGTGGGAAGTATCAGTAACACCATATCCTATAAAAATTTTGATTTGCAAGTTAATTTTCAGGGTTCTTATGGCGGAAAAGTTTTTAATGCCCTGAACCAACAACTGGAAATCTCTACACTTGGAACGAATGCGTCAACAGTCCTAAATGATCGTTGGACACCTGCAAATCAGAGCAATGAGATCCCAAGAGCATCGAGTTCTCCTCTGGCAATAGTTTCAGAACGTTATGTTGAAGATGCTTCTTTTTTAAGATTAAAATTAATCACTTTAGGTTACACCTTACCTAAAAGCGTTGCTAAAAAATTAAGAGCCAACAGTGTGAAATTTTATGTTTCTGCAGAAAACCTGATAACCTGGACTAAATACAAAGGCTATGACCCTGAAGTAAGTTCCTACGAACAAAACAATTTATATCCCGGCATTGACTTTGGCGCCTATCCAAATTCCAAAACATTCATTTCCGGTCTGAACGTAACTTTCTAA
- a CDS encoding RagB/SusD family nutrient uptake outer membrane protein, giving the protein MKKILYTILLGASLLVSCTDLELTPISFVTEDKYFVTQDDAVASVTAVYASLNNDPGEQSLFGRNLYFLTDMASDYAAAGVSATNPQVRALSSLTHDATTDRVQVAWRQIYAGINRANVSIDNIPKVSGSEVIKTRLINEAKFIRALLYFQAVRLWGGVPIVLHEPTSINVESLKSKRATVEEVYAQIISDLTAAESLPAVYPANDAGRATSGAAKSLLVKVYITRKDWDKTLSKSQEVINGGYGYALFENFADVFNKAKKNGKEHIFSVQFEPNQAGNGSSGSTFQGTSFTGFTATEPADIISDVALFYDIYAPQDTRRDVSYAKQLFNPATGSLYTFPKPIFKKYLDLTNLASPGNVAINFPLIRYADILLSYAEAINEKSGPTAEAYEYLNQVKRRAYGKPIFTPDATIDYSGLTQATFRAAIQEERKKEFVQEGQRWYDLVRWGTLVTEVKKVTAKNSVSERNNLYPIPQSERSIDPVGLPQNTGY; this is encoded by the coding sequence ATGAAAAAAATACTATACACAATTCTATTAGGTGCAAGTCTGCTGGTATCGTGCACCGATCTCGAGCTAACACCAATCTCATTTGTTACGGAAGATAAATACTTTGTAACGCAAGATGATGCAGTGGCAAGCGTAACAGCCGTTTATGCTTCCTTAAATAATGATCCTGGTGAACAAAGCTTATTTGGCAGAAATCTATATTTCCTTACCGACATGGCTTCTGATTATGCTGCTGCGGGAGTTTCTGCAACGAATCCACAAGTAAGAGCCTTGAGTAGTTTGACACATGATGCAACTACAGATCGTGTTCAGGTAGCTTGGCGTCAGATTTATGCCGGAATCAACAGAGCCAATGTATCGATTGACAATATTCCAAAAGTTTCTGGCTCGGAAGTAATCAAAACCCGATTGATTAATGAAGCAAAATTCATAAGAGCGTTATTGTATTTTCAAGCGGTTCGTCTTTGGGGAGGCGTTCCAATTGTTTTACATGAACCAACTTCTATTAATGTTGAAAGTTTAAAATCAAAAAGAGCAACAGTAGAGGAAGTTTACGCTCAAATTATCTCTGATTTAACAGCAGCGGAAAGTTTGCCAGCAGTTTATCCTGCAAATGATGCCGGTCGCGCTACATCAGGAGCTGCAAAATCATTGTTAGTAAAAGTATACATCACCCGAAAAGACTGGGATAAAACCCTTTCAAAATCTCAAGAAGTAATTAACGGGGGGTACGGATATGCTCTTTTTGAAAATTTTGCAGACGTATTCAACAAAGCCAAAAAGAATGGAAAAGAACATATTTTCTCTGTTCAATTCGAACCCAATCAGGCAGGAAACGGTTCTAGCGGCAGTACCTTTCAAGGAACTTCTTTTACCGGATTTACCGCAACAGAACCTGCAGATATTATTTCAGATGTCGCCTTATTTTATGACATCTATGCTCCTCAGGATACCCGAAGAGATGTGAGTTATGCCAAACAATTGTTCAATCCGGCGACAGGATCGTTATATACTTTTCCGAAACCGATTTTCAAAAAGTATCTGGACCTTACCAACCTGGCTTCTCCCGGTAATGTTGCCATTAATTTCCCGCTGATTCGATATGCAGATATTTTATTGTCTTATGCCGAAGCGATCAATGAAAAAAGTGGCCCGACAGCAGAAGCCTACGAATATTTAAATCAGGTAAAAAGAAGAGCTTACGGAAAACCAATATTCACTCCTGATGCAACGATCGATTATTCCGGATTAACACAAGCTACTTTCAGAGCGGCTATTCAGGAAGAACGCAAAAAAGAATTCGTTCAGGAAGGCCAAAGATGGTACGATTTAGTACGCTGGGGAACTCTGGTTACCGAAGTAAAAAAAGTTACTGCCAAAAACTCGGTTTCTGAGAGAAACAATTTATACCCAATTCCACAAAGCGAAAGAAGTATCGACCCAGTTGGATTACCACAAAACACAGGATATTAA